The sequence below is a genomic window from Methylophilus sp. DW102.
TTTGTACCAGTCGAGGATACGGCCAACGAATGGGGAGATCAGGAATACGCCAGCTTCAGCACAAGCACGGGCTTGACCAAAACCGAACAGCAAAGTCAGGTTACACTGGATGCCTTCTTTTTCCAGAATCTCACCGGCCTTGATACCTTCCCAGGTAGAAGCCAGTTTGATCAATACGCGGTCTTTGCTGATGCCAGACTCTTGGTACAGGCTGATCAATTTGCGACCTTTAGCAACCATGGCGTCGATATTGAAAGACAGACGTGCATCCACTTCTGTAGAAATACGGCCTGGAACCACTTTAGTGATTTCAGCGCCAATCAACACAGCCAATTTATCCGCTGCGTTCTCAATTTGTTGCTCTTTAGAGCCGCCTTGTGCTTTAGCATAAGCAATGGCAGTGTCAATCAATGGTGCGTATTCAGGGATTTGGCTAGCCTTCAACACCAGAGATGGGTTTGTGGTTGCATCCACAGGTTTAACACTTTTAATTGCTTCAACATCACCAGTGTCAGCCACGATGGTTGTCATTGCTTTCAACTGATCTAATAAATTTGCCATTCGATTGCTCCTAAAAATTGCAATTATCGTTTACGTATTGTTATACACAAAAACCTCGAACATTATAACTGAATTTATTTGAGTTGGTTAAGCCTCGTTTTGGCCTTGGATAAGCCCCGGGGCCAGGCCCACCTCACACACAACGCGTATTTTTTTGATTAAAATCAAATGATTGAGCCGGATTTTTACAGTGAATAAAGGCGCTTTGACTTTTCATTTACCCCCTTTTCGGGCACAATTCACCTTTTTTGCAAGTAATCTATCCGTTGGGCATATGGGCTCTGTCACCTCTTTAAACAAAGAACACCATCAGACTCGCTTCGCACAATTACCCGTAGACTGGTATCTCAACCCGGAAATCTATGCGCTGGAGCAGGCGCATTTGTTTTCCTTGCTGCCACAATACTTAGGGCATACGCGCATGGTGCCTAATGCCGGAGACTACCGGGCGCTGGATTGGATGCACGACGCTGTGGCCTTGGTCAACCAGCAAGGCACGCCTCAACTGATCAGCAATATTTGCCGTCACCGGCAAGCAGTCATGCTCAATGGACAAGGCAATACGCAACATATCGTATGTCCGTTGCATCGCTGGACATACGACCTGAGCGGACAATTGCTCGGCGCCCCGCATTTTGAGCAAACCCCTTGCCTGCACCTTGAAAAACAATCCCTGACAGAATGGCAAGGCCTGCTTTTTAAAGCGAACGAGACCACCGCCAAACAAAAAGGTCTGGAGATTAGCCAGGTGTTAAAAACGCTTGGTTGCAAGCAAGACTTTGACTTCACCGGCTATTATTTTGATTCGGCGATTGTGGATCACTATGATTTCAACTGGAAGACTTTTATCGAAGTCTACCTGGAAGACTATCATGTAGGCCCCTTCCACCCTGGCCTGAACCAGTTTGTTGATTGTGGTGAACTGCACTGGGAATTTGGCGAACACTACAGTGTACAAACCGTGGGCTACAAACCACTGCCAGATTACAGCCTGTCGCCAGTCTACAAGCATTGGCAACAAACGGTCACCGATTACCAGCAAGGCACCGCGCCTAAATACGGCGCCATCTGGTTCGTCATGTATCCTTTCCTGATGATCGAGTGGTACCCCAATGTGTTGGTCGTCTCGCACATCATCCCGACCGGCGTCGAGTCCTGCAAAAACGTGGTCGAATTTTACTATCCAGAAGATATTGCGCTGTTTGAACGTGAGTATATCAAAGCGCAGCAAGCGGCCTATTTTGAAACCGCAGTAGAAGACAAAGAAATCTGCCAGCGTATGCAGGATGGCCGCAAAGGCTTGTATCTGCTAGGTAAAGATGAGCGTGGCCCCTATCAGCACCCGATGGAAACAGGACTGGAACACTTCCATCAATGGTATCGCCGCCAGATGGAACCGCATCTACCCGCCCACTTGCCACGCTAACCGAACATCCATCTTACTGTTTCCGCTTGAAAAAACCACCTTCCCCACGCTCCTGGCACCCCAAACATTGGCAGCTGGGTAGCTACTGGATGTTGCTGGCAGGCTTGGGGTTTGCCATCATGGGCGCATTTGTCAAAGCAGGCGCAGCACGCTTCACCACCAGTGAACTGGTGTTTTACCGCTCAGCCTTTGGCTTTGTGATGATTGCCGCCATCGTTTATGGTCAAGGCAAGCAGATAAAAACACCACTACTCAATATGCAGTTACGCAGGGCCGGCGTGGGGTTCACGGCCTTGCTGCTATTTTTCTATGCCATCGCGCATTTACCGCTGGCCACAGCCATTACACTCAATTACACCTCACCTATGTTCCTCGCCCTGCTCTCCCCCTGGCTGCTCACAGGTGACCAGCCACTGACGCGCCAACAGCGATTGAGGCTTAATCTATGCGTGGTGGGAGGCTTTATTGGCATTTGCCTGCTCTTGCAACCCACATTCCATCGCGAGCAATGGCTGGCCGGAGGCGTCGGCCTGCTCTCAGGCATTGGGGCAGCGCTCGCCTATGTCCACGTCAAACAACTGGGGATACAAGGCGAACCCGACTGGCGTACCGTCTTTTACTTCACACTGTTGTGCACGATTGCCAGTGGCGGCTGGATGTTGATCGACCATGTCACCCCCCTACGCTGGCAAGACCTGCCATTATTGTGCGGTCTCGGCCTGTCGGCAACCCTGAGCCAACTGGCGCTTACCCGCGCTTACCGCACAGGCAACACCTTGACGGTGGCAAGCATGGCTTATAGCACCATCGTCTTTGCCACCCTGCTTGGGATGCTCTTCTGGGCAGAAGCCCTGAGTCTGCTTGAAACAGCAGGCATGCTGCTGATTATCGCCTTTGGTGTTTTAAGTACCCGCAGCCGCGCTTAAAGCCATCCCAAGGCCTTACCCTCTCCCAAAGTGCAATAAAAAAGTCATTCTTATTGCTAAGAATGACTTTTTATTAAAGACCTAAGCTGGTTTTAATTGAGCGCTTATGGCTCCAGCAAGCCACAACGCATGGCAATCAGCGCAATCTCGGCAGAGTTTTGTGCGTTGAGTTTTTGTTTGATGTTATACAGGTGCGTGCCCACGGTACGCGGACTCAAAAACAAGGTTTCAGCAATCTCGTTGGTGGATTTGCCTCGCGCCAGCGACATAAACACTTCAAACTCACGTTCGCTGAGCACATCGACCGGATTTTGCTCACCTGATAATTGCTGAATCGCCATTTGCTGGGCCACGCTGGCTTCAAGATACTTTTTGCCTTGTGCCACACTGCGGATGGCTTTGATCAACTCTTCCGCCGCACTGCGTTTGGTGACATAGCCCATCGCACCGGCATTTAGCACGCGCTTGGGATGCACGGAGTCTTCATGTGCAGACAGTACAAGGATACGCGCGTGGCTGTCTTTGGCGAGAATCCGCTCAATCGCCTCCATGCCGCCGATACCAGGCATGGTGATATCCATCACCACCACTTGCGGATGATGCTCCTGATAGGCCTTGATGGCTGCCTCGCCGCTTTCAGCCTCAGCAATCACCTTGATATCCTGGTCGGACTCCAGCAACATTTTAAAACCCATCCTGACCACGGCATGGTCATCCACCAGCATTACACTAATCACACTTGTCTCCCCTTTATTTATGCTGATTGTATAGGCAACCGAACTTCCAGGGTGGTTCCACGGCCAGCATCTGGCTGCGAAACTACTTTAAATTGCCCATGCAATGCTTGTACACGTTCACGCATGCCCAGCAAGCCAAAATGCTTGGTCTGGTCCACGTTGTCGATATGCATCCCCACGCCATCATCACAGATCATCAGGCGCAAGCCATCCTTATCCAGCAGCAAATGCACATTGATACATTGTGCATGCGCGTGCTTGATGGCGTTATTCACCGCCTCTTGCACAATGCGGTAAAGATTGATGTTCACATTCTCGCCCATGGGCTGAAACTCGCCAGAGACATGCAGCTGTATGCTTAATTCTGGATGCTGCGCCTGGTAACCAGATATCATATCGCGCAAGGTTTCCACCAGGCCCATATTATCCATGGCGGCCGGACGTAACTGGCGGATGATATTGTGCATGCCGTCGTAAATATGGTTGGCCGCCGCCACGATGGTCTGCGCATTGGCGGAGATATCAGGCGTGGTCGCCTTGGTTTTGTTCACAATAGCCACGGCAAAGGTTTTGATCGCGGTCACATACTGGCCGAGCTCATCATGCAGCTCACGCGCCAGGCTGCGCCGCTCGTCTTCAATATGCTGCTGTATCAGTTGCGTGAGCTGGCGGTTTTGCTCCAACTGGCGCTCGGCATCCAGCGAGACAGCCATCTGGTTCAAGCTTTGGCCAATACGGTCAAACTCGGGCAAAGAGAAGCGCTCCAGGCGCGTTGTCAAATCACCCTGCTCTATGCGGTTAATCGCACGCAAAATATGCCTGACCGGGCGCAAGGCATGACTCAGCAAGCCATATACCAGCAAGTTGAGCAGCACAAAAAAACCAATGCCCATAATCATCAATTGCCGAAACCCGGACCAAGCCTCCCGAATCGAGCCTTCTGCACTGGAGTGAACAATCAGCACCCCATACCGCACGCGGCGCGTCACGGTTTCGACCTTGGGGGCCACCAGACGTACAAACCATTGTGGCGGGATGACCTCAGATTTAAAAGTGGAGCCGGGAGAAAGATACAACGGGTTATTGGCGTAGTCATACAACTCAATCCGGCTGCTGCGCACATAGCCCAAAGAGCGTAAAAAGTCCTGCAACACATAATGCGTCGGCCCCAGGCTGGGATTCATGGCAGAACTGACAATCACCGTATCGAGCAATTGCACCGTTACCCGCGTAGCCGCCTCCACCCGCTCACGAATACTGTCTTTGGTGTCGCGCACCAACACCACGCCTGCCGCGACCAAAAAAGCC
It includes:
- the tal gene encoding transaldolase, with translation MANLLDQLKAMTTIVADTGDVEAIKSVKPVDATTNPSLVLKASQIPEYAPLIDTAIAYAKAQGGSKEQQIENAADKLAVLIGAEITKVVPGRISTEVDARLSFNIDAMVAKGRKLISLYQESGISKDRVLIKLASTWEGIKAGEILEKEGIQCNLTLLFGFGQARACAEAGVFLISPFVGRILDWYKAKNPGTEYTQETDPGVVSVRAIYQYYKEHGYKTVVMGASFRNTGELIALAGCDRLTVSPNLLQELAATEGTLTQVLKDGGKTKEVPAKLTEEQFRFELNQDPMATEKLAEGIRGFVADQNKLEAALAAKL
- a CDS encoding aromatic ring-hydroxylating dioxygenase subunit alpha — protein: MGSVTSLNKEHHQTRFAQLPVDWYLNPEIYALEQAHLFSLLPQYLGHTRMVPNAGDYRALDWMHDAVALVNQQGTPQLISNICRHRQAVMLNGQGNTQHIVCPLHRWTYDLSGQLLGAPHFEQTPCLHLEKQSLTEWQGLLFKANETTAKQKGLEISQVLKTLGCKQDFDFTGYYFDSAIVDHYDFNWKTFIEVYLEDYHVGPFHPGLNQFVDCGELHWEFGEHYSVQTVGYKPLPDYSLSPVYKHWQQTVTDYQQGTAPKYGAIWFVMYPFLMIEWYPNVLVVSHIIPTGVESCKNVVEFYYPEDIALFEREYIKAQQAAYFETAVEDKEICQRMQDGRKGLYLLGKDERGPYQHPMETGLEHFHQWYRRQMEPHLPAHLPR
- a CDS encoding DMT family transporter, which produces MKKPPSPRSWHPKHWQLGSYWMLLAGLGFAIMGAFVKAGAARFTTSELVFYRSAFGFVMIAAIVYGQGKQIKTPLLNMQLRRAGVGFTALLLFFYAIAHLPLATAITLNYTSPMFLALLSPWLLTGDQPLTRQQRLRLNLCVVGGFIGICLLLQPTFHREQWLAGGVGLLSGIGAALAYVHVKQLGIQGEPDWRTVFYFTLLCTIASGGWMLIDHVTPLRWQDLPLLCGLGLSATLSQLALTRAYRTGNTLTVASMAYSTIVFATLLGMLFWAEALSLLETAGMLLIIAFGVLSTRSRA
- a CDS encoding response regulator transcription factor — encoded protein: MLVDDHAVVRMGFKMLLESDQDIKVIAEAESGEAAIKAYQEHHPQVVVMDITMPGIGGMEAIERILAKDSHARILVLSAHEDSVHPKRVLNAGAMGYVTKRSAAEELIKAIRSVAQGKKYLEASVAQQMAIQQLSGEQNPVDVLSEREFEVFMSLARGKSTNEIAETLFLSPRTVGTHLYNIKQKLNAQNSAEIALIAMRCGLLEP
- a CDS encoding ATP-binding protein; the protein is MSLRFRLNLLVTMLSLAFLVAAGVVLVRDTKDSIRERVEAATRVTVQLLDTVIVSSAMNPSLGPTHYVLQDFLRSLGYVRSSRIELYDYANNPLYLSPGSTFKSEVIPPQWFVRLVAPKVETVTRRVRYGVLIVHSSAEGSIREAWSGFRQLMIMGIGFFVLLNLLVYGLLSHALRPVRHILRAINRIEQGDLTTRLERFSLPEFDRIGQSLNQMAVSLDAERQLEQNRQLTQLIQQHIEDERRSLARELHDELGQYVTAIKTFAVAIVNKTKATTPDISANAQTIVAAANHIYDGMHNIIRQLRPAAMDNMGLVETLRDMISGYQAQHPELSIQLHVSGEFQPMGENVNINLYRIVQEAVNNAIKHAHAQCINVHLLLDKDGLRLMICDDGVGMHIDNVDQTKHFGLLGMRERVQALHGQFKVVSQPDAGRGTTLEVRLPIQSA